CGCGGCCGTCGACGAGGCCCTGCTCGGTCACGAGGAGGACATCTTCGTTCCGATCGAGGATATCGATCCCGACGTGATCGCGCTCGGCCACGACCAGCACCACGACGACGAGGCAATCCAGTCGGAACTCGAGCACCGCGGGATCAACTGTGAGGTTCGCCGAGCGAGCGCTCGAGAGGCGGGAGACGACGAGCAACTGCTCTCGACGCGGCTGATCATCGATCGGATCCTCGAACGACGAGGGGAGTAAGAAGCAGCGGGGACGCTCGGCTCAAGAGGCAGACGCGTTCGATCCACCTTGCTGGCTCTGTGACGGCCGAGGGATCGATCGGCTAGTTCT
This genomic stretch from Natrinema sp. SYSU A 869 harbors:
- a CDS encoding FAD synthase; translated protein: MTRTVIAQGTFDILHPGHVHYLEEAAAMGDELYVIVARTTNVDHKEAPICPATQRRDVVGALAAVDEALLGHEEDIFVPIEDIDPDVIALGHDQHHDDEAIQSELEHRGINCEVRRASAREAGDDEQLLSTRLIIDRILERRGE